Proteins encoded by one window of Anopheles maculipalpis chromosome 2RL, idAnoMacuDA_375_x, whole genome shotgun sequence:
- the LOC126568132 gene encoding LOW QUALITY PROTEIN: sorting nexin-17 (The sequence of the model RefSeq protein was modified relative to this genomic sequence to represent the inferred CDS: substituted 1 base at 1 genomic stop codon), whose protein sequence is MHFSIPSTQEFGSDGSGSSYTGFNIHINGSFHCCLRYKQLHSLHEQLKRSLPSIALPSFPPKKLLSLTPNQIEQRRLSLERYIQLVGQDPVLCRSELLRAFLLNAQQESSFTECSEVTLDVYLMNGYRISANVYTTDCTSKVLEKACALIDLPKDRACYFALYLMRKEASGELTIVKRLMDFEAPYISAKRWDECKLVLRTGYWDSCYDLELMRDRIALNLLYIQTLSDVERGWILTTRDLSEQLTNMQARGSKSEYLDVVRKLPLYGCLQFPRATVDFPEPNTVATVVLGNKELNLLTFVGKETQESKFKVTRIRCWRVTPIHIVSSGSQRCKILAXGFELNMFLRFIFAKNEDQQQSSQPAPSQSSTISLELSFEYLMAKNQLKWITIYSEQSMLMSVCLQSIVDELLNQKNGSDPAHLQNPQHVEYAPLSYIRRDGSNHCITDSSSTDTLCNLVNNDSSSNNGTSNQVTQLSTTNNGSSFIRRKLKEFNTTVRFKNGKDSVQNEAFEWIGDDDL, encoded by the exons GGCTTCAACATACACATCAATGGCAGTTTTCACTGTTGCCTTCGATACAAGCAGCTGCACAGCTTGCACGAACAGCTCAAGCGATCCCTACCATCGATCGCACTGCCCAGCTTTCCTCCAAAGAAACTGCTCTCACTCACACCGAACCAAATCGAGCAGAGGCGTCTCAGCCTAGAGCGTTACATTCAGCTAG TGGGGCAGGATCCGGTACTGTGTCGATCGGAGCTGCTGCGTGCATTTCTGCTGAACGCCCAGCAAGAGTCTTCGTTCACGGAATGTAGCGAGGTAACGCTGGACGTTTACCTTATGAATGGGTACCGAATATCGGCCAACGTCTACACAACCGACTGCACCAGCAAGGTGCTGGAGAAGGCTTGCGCATTGATCGATCTGCCGAAGGATCGTGCCTGCTACTTTGCGCTCTACCTAATGCGCAAGGAGGCTAGCGGTGAGCTGACGATCGTGAAGCGTTTGATGGACTTTGAAGCACCGTACATCTCGGCGAAGCGTTGGGACGAGTGTAAGCTGGTGCTGCGCACCGGATACTGGGATTCGTGCTACGATCTCGAACTGATGCGTGATCGAATCGCACTCAATCTACTGTACATCCAGACGCTCAGCGATGTCGAACGGGGTTGGATACTAACTACACGTGATCTGAGCGAGCAGCTGACCAATATGCAAGCACGGGGCAGCAAGAGCGAATATTTGGACGTCGTCCGGAAGCTGCCACTGTACGGATGTCTTCAGTTTCCTCGCGCCACTGTCGACTTCCCGGAGCCGAACACGGTGGCGACAGTTGTGCTCGGTAACAAGGAGCTTAACCTGCTGACGTTCGTCGGGAAGGAGACACAGGAAAGCAAGTTTAAAGTTACGCGCATTCGGTGCTGGCGTGTCACACCAATTCATATTGTAAGTAGTGGTTCGCAAAGGTGCAAAATCTTGGCATGAGGTTTTGAATTAAACATGTTTTTGCGTTTCATTTTTGCAAAGAATGAAGATCAGCAACAATCATCCCAACCGGCACCGTCCCAGTCGTCCACAATCAGCTTGGAGCTTTCGTTCGAGTATTTGATGGCGAAGAACCAGCTCAAGTGGATCACAATCTACAGCGAACAGTCGATGCTTATGTCCGTGTGCCTTCAGTCGATCGTCGACGAGCTGCTCAATCAGAAGAATGGTTCCGATCCCGCACACTTGCAG AACCCGCAGCATGTGGAATATGCGCCACTCTCCTACATTCGACGGGATGGATCGAACCATTGCATTACCGATTCTAGTTCAACCGATACTCTCTGCAACCTAGTAAAT AACGATAGTAGTAGCAACAACGGAACATCGAACCAAGTGACGCAACtctccaccaccaacaacgggTCTTCCTTTATCCGGCGCAAGCTGAAGGAGTTCAACACGACGGTACGGTTCAAAAATGGCAAAGATTCCGTACAGAACGAAGCATTCGAATGGATCGGTGACGATGATCTTTAG